The region gtgtcgacaataaagggtccaggccaattggcaaaggaggtattgtagccctagaATTAGCCGGTATATGGGTGATATACGTACACCAAACTGCAGTGTCACTGATCTATTACGTTAGTAGCTTTTATTCAGGGAAACATTCACGTGACTACCAGAGAATGCTCCTGGGTGTTGTGTCCCAGATATAGCTGTGCTTGTTTGATCTCAGAGACCTGGTGTGTATATGTCTTCAGGTGCTCTGTGCTGTTATGGCGAGCACTGAACCAGGTCTCTCCTCACCCCCTTACCTCACATTCTCACCTAAACCCTCTCATCTACCTCACCCCCAGTAACTCACCTAAACCCTCTCATCCACCTCACCCCCAGTAACTCACCTCAACCCTCTCATCCACCTCATCCCCAGTAACTCAGATCATTTTCTCACCGAAACCCTCTCATCCCCAGTAACTCACCTCACCGTGGAGCAACTCTCTCCGGCGCCCCTGGGCTTCAGCTGGAAGACAAAcatagagggggaggagagggagaaagagaaggaaggagggtggGTGGAGAGAATATAAAGAGATGAATCACTGCTCTCCCAATCACCATGTTTGCACAAGAGTGGGTAATTTACCGAGCCAGTTTGGTTGTGATAGCCCACTGAGGCTCAGGGGGAACCCTTGAAACTGAAGCAGCCTTTCTTCAATTAGCCTGCCTGAGGAGGGGACCAGTTCTCCAGCAGCAAGGCATTCTGGGAAGGGAATGTAATCAACCAAAGGCTATAGCGAGACAAAAGAGACAATGTTTTCTCCCACAGTCCCCTGGTCTCGCTGACGTGCCACGGTCCCGTTCCCCCGATCCATCATGATTATTTAACGACTCAAGCCGTCTCTTCTCTATTAAGATAGATAATAGTTTTTATTTGTTTCCAGTGTGTAATAACACTGAGAAATTAACTGTTGGGCTCTCAATGGGAACCAGATGGCAGCGAGCGGCTCTATACCACACACAGGCGCTGGCACCAGGTCTCATCCACAGCTCAAAGCCACATCTGGCTCCAGCATCATCATCCCCATCCCGCCTGCCTGCCTTGCCTCCCTCCACCACTAGGACCATCTCCCAGATGAGGTCATGTGGAGTCAGGGCTAATAGAGACCAGGCCACAGCCTAGAGGAGTCTAGTCCACATACAGACACTGAGCCAGAgcgcagaggagaggagaccattATGGGCCACCACTGCCACCGTCTCTCTTTAATAACAATAACAGCCAGCCAAAGCTGAGGGCTGGAGACACAGCAGACACTCAGGGCAGGCTCTGCTGCGGTCTCTGATGTAATAGTCTCTTAATTCTGGAGATTGGATTACTGTGTTACTCCCGGACTCCCTGCGGGGTTGTAAAATCACACCTGTGTTTATTAGAGTCCATGCAGCAGACGCTGTATGTGGCATAGATGACTGACTCATTGTTTTCCCCCATCTAAAGGACTAATATAGTCTATGTGGGATTTTCAGTGAGCTGACCTTACCTGCCAGGACTAGCAGTAGTTCTCCCAGACTCTGCTGGTACAGAGCCAGTGTATCATGGTCCTCTATCCCATTCTCCTCCTGGAATGGAATACAAGTGTGTTATGAAAAGGGAAGACGTCCCACTATGGCATAGTAGTCCACTCTCAAGAAAGCCACCCAGATCCCATAGCAGCAGCCTTCAATCCATCCTGCTGTAGACAGCATCTACAAGCCACTACcaccctctcactcctctctggtAGTCTCCCCTGAGCTCCATCATCATGGCCTGCTCATGCTAACCAGTCCCCTCAGCTTACCATGGCGATGGCTGTAGATGCCAGCTCCAGAGCAGCCAGCACCCGTGGTTGGTCACGGGACAtctctgagaaagagagagagcgagagagagagagagagagaggagagagacagagagagaggagagtgagagagtagagagtgagagaggagagagagaagagagagtgagagaggagagagagaagagagaggagagagagaagagagaggagagagagagaagagaaagagagagagagagagaagagagagaagagaagcgagagagagaagagaagaggagagaagagaagagagagagagaagagaagaggagagagagagagagagagagagagagagagagagagagagagagagagaggagagagagagagaggagagagaaagcgagagaggagagagaggagagagagagagaggagagagaaagcgagagaggagagagagaggagagagaggagagagaggagagagagagagaggagagagagagcgagagaggagagagggagcgagagagaggagagagagaggagagagtgagagagagaagagagagagaggagtgagagagagagatgagagagaagagagagagatggacctgAGGCCTTCTCAGAACACCGACTCTAGGTACTTTTCAATACCCAGTTACACTTGATAACGTGCTCCTTCtgagttatgaatgtgttatcaaGTCCTTATGAAGGTTCCCTTCAAATAAAGTAGGGTTTAAATTAGGTCCTCTATATAAGGGTCATGAAATACGGTATTTATGATGTACAACGGGTAAAGATAGCTGTATTACCTCTCAGGATGTCTCTGGTGGACTTGAACTGCTCAAAGCAGAGGCTGTTGTCTGCAGACACCAGAGCTTTCAGCTCCTCTGCCCTGGACACGTACTGACTAACCTGCAGGAACAGTTTATATTGCTGTCATTCACTTCATTCTATGATGTCATCCATAGCATGTGTTTTTCATCCATGCCATATGTTATTCAAATAATTTCAGTCTAGCCTTTGGGGTATGAAAATACAATAGACCAAATATACTTGTACTCTGTACCTTTTGCCTAAGGGCATCTTTacgcagtctgtctgtctcatctggAAAGGGGAGAGAAGATACATTCCTTAGACAGTTACCAATAGTGTTctgattattattatgattattattatcatctccagttctgtgagcttgtatcaCTTTTCAGTTGATGTTGGACTGTGGTACGGAATTAGACATTATATAGTTGAGAGACCTGAGAGAAGTTGTTATTGTGGCAGGTAGGGGCTGTGCATGTTGCTCTTACAGTGAATGGCGGGGACAAAGTGCTCTAGTGAGCTGCAGTACAGAGACAGAGCAGCTGATCTATCCCCCTCCTGGTCCTTCTGAACAGCTTTCAGGACCAGATCCTTCTgcaagaggagacagacagggagtcaCACCAATACATCTAACTCTCTTTCACACACCCGCATGCAcccacacatgcgcacacaccgCTTTCCCCAGGCTCTCTGCATTGGGCATGTGCTCGAGGTCCACCCAGGGGTGGGAGAAGAACTGAGTGAAGGTGAGGCGGGTGTCAGGGTCCCTGTCCAGCAGCCGCAGCAGTAAGTCCCTGCAGTTCCTGGACACTCTGGCCCCTGCAGGCAGCtgagacacacaacacaaccagaGAACCACAATGTTTTAGAAGAAGTTGCAACACATACTTTGTGTTATCGTTGATTATTTTAAATGCAGTGTTTCCACTTGTGGCTGGAAACCTATTTTTTTAATTGTTGAATAAATTATATCTATCTTCCAACTAATTACACTCTGTCCTGACCACTGGATTGAGGAGGAGACTGTAGTACCCACTCCGGCACAGGAGTGTCCCTTTCAACAAGAAAGCACTGTGAGATAAGGTTTATTGGTCAAGTGTGCCACCATGTGGTGGCAAATATACTCACAGGGGAAAGAATGATTCTTCTAACAGCAGTCACAGAATGAACAATCATTGCTACCACACATTTCTTTAGATAGATGTAACAGAGCTTACCTCGATGGGCTTGTCACTGCGGATCTTCTCCTCCAGTTCAGCATAGGATCTGGAGGCAAATGGTGCCCGGCCAAATAGTGTCTCTACATACAGAAGTAAGAACAACAAATAAATGATAAGAATAAGTGAGAAAGCAATATAAACTTAAACCATCTTTGGCATTCAAAACAGTAACGTTGAAGTTTGATGTCACTGAAATGTCTGGTTTGTGATTAAGAGAGCATAGAGTGTTCTTGAGGAGATAGTGTTCTATTTAATTGCACGGAGAGATGAGATAGTTATCCATTTAAATCTGTGCTCTTACCATACAGGATGACTCCCACAGACCAGAGGTCGACCCTGGAGTCATACTGCCGTCGACACACCATCTCAGGGGCCATGTAGAGAGGAGAGCCCCTCAGAGCACTCTGCTCATCCCACGGAGACATGTAACTCGCAAAGCCAAAATCTGACAACAGCATAgggaaaaaatgttttaatgCTCAGTTCCCTAGACTAGCCTCAGTCAAGACTTTGATACACCTGGTAATACTTGGATCAGCATTACAAAATCCTCTAATGCATGATTCAGTGGTGCAACTGTTGCATTCCATCATTTTAAATGTCACAACTGAAAAGTGCAGAGACAGTGCCACCAATAACCTCTGGCATATTGGCACTGCTATGATTTCGCAGCTATATCACAGTCCCATGGTGATGAAATGCAATAGATTAATAAAGATAGAAATGTGACCATAAGGAATACTGTATGTAAGTGTGATTGTGGCACTTGCCAGTGTGCTGTACCTGCTAGTTTAAGGACAGAACCATTGAGCAGAATGTTCTGGGGTTTCAGGTCCAGATGGGAGATGTTATGATTATGGAGAAACTGAAGAGCGCAGGCTGTTTTCAGACATGTagcaagagaagagagagtaagagagaacgagtgccttattgctgttggtcccaccatttttTGTTATATGTATACTTTGACTATGTAAGTAATataacttgccatgtcaataaagtcttCTGAATTGAATTAAtttgagtgtgaaagagagagagagatagtgggagagagagagaactgctcaaCATCATTAAATAGTTCTCTAAATAATGTAGGTTACTTATACCCAACACACCACTGACTCTGGTGTGACTCACCTATCTGCTGCAGGAAGAGCCGAGCCACCCTCTCAGGTAGCAAGCGCCTACTGTGGATGAAACGGGACAGGTCCCCACCAGAACACCACTCCAGGATCAGATAGATGTTTTCACTGTCCCACTGACCAATGGCAGAGAACACGATTAGACTCAATTCACTCAGACAAGGATATGAAATGTAGCCTGCTgagtcccagatcagtttgtgctctcTTGTCTGGCAAGCAATGTGAGTCAGGATAGCCTATATGAAATGTACTTATATGAGTGGGGATTGGCTGATTAAATATTGGGCTGATTAAATATTAAACTGATTGTGAAACCTGAAAGTCCTTCAGCTGAACAATGTGAGGGTGGCGAACAGTTTTCAGGATCTCTATCTCAGTCAGCAGGTTCTCCATAGACACCTTGTTCAGAGTCTTCTTCCCAACCACCTTTACTGCCACCACCTCCCGGTTGTCCCCCTGCACACACAGATCCAGTAGTCTGAACAATGGGACATGATATCAGTTTGGAAGCCAGGCTACAGGGGAAGTCTTAAAACTGTCATTTCTATTAGGGAAGTTGCTACTATTTACTTGTGTTGTTTATGCAAGTAGTTGTGCTTAtaggctagctagtagctagctaactcgGTCTGCAACGAATGGCGTACCTTTCTGTAGGCTTTGTAAACTGTCGCATAGGTGCCACTGCCCAGCCTCTCTGTGAGAATGAAATTAGCCAGTTTCGGTGGGGCGAAGCTCGAAgccatgatgatgatgttgttgttcACAGTTGCATCAAAGTTGCTGTGGACCCCTTCACTGCTGCAAAGTGCACTAGAACATATATAGAGGAAGTTGGTCTATATAATTCAAATGTAGCTATATCTGAACAGACTGATACAGGAACATCTACAACAATGGCTGTTGGAGCTAGCTAGTACAGTACTACATAGGAGATATGTTGAGCTGACTTGCTGCTACCTAGcaagcaattattattattttttttaactcaGCCCATCTTCTATACTTCTCAGAAATGTGTatatttatacaaatatttaccgTCATTCAAGTATAAATACTGCCGCATTTGCGGAATGATTCTTCTTCTTCAAAGTTGTATTGACAGACTATACATACACCTTGGTGTATTGCCGCCACCTACAGTACATGGTATTGACACCACAAATATTTCAATTTCGGGAAGGGGGGCGACATAAAACAACAAAAATCAAACAACCGTCCCACTCCTTCAGTTACATTCAAATCACATCAATAGACAGACTCCGGTGCCTGTGAGTTGCAGAATGATTGTTTACATGGCTAGCTAGCTCCGCTGTGAACATGCTGTCGTTGTCAGCTGGCAAAACACGTCAACTCGTCGATGCTCCAAACCATGGCACATTTTTTCTACTGCCCCCTACCGGTTTGATATTTAATACTCAGCCTTATCTGTAAAGGTAATCCAGAGAAGACAAACTCACATTTATTGAAATAGTAATCAGTCATTGCTACAGTAAAACTCTTACTATGTATGTGGCTTTTACAATAGCAGCATCAAGCCGACATTAACGGACTATTCTAATTGTGAAAGTTACAACACAAAACTAAAGCGCAAGAGGGCGCTATGACTCCATTTCCATTCCCTGTTGATGGCAGGAAGACCCTATTCCCAGTTGCTGATGAAAGCGAATAGTAATTTAAAGATGGCGGAGTGCATGGCAGCACGTTTGACCGCGCAAGAGGAGCAGATAGAGCTCCTCACTCGGGAATTTAGCCTCCTACGAGACGGGTTAAATGGTGGTCCAGAAGTCGCCAGCATTCTCGCCAGTTCTCCGGAGTTGGAGAGCTTACGGAGCGAGAATGAGAAGCTCAAATTTCGTCTCGTGCACCTTCGCCGGGGTCTCCAGGAAGAGCTCGCCCTGGAGGGACAGGGCAAGGGGGGCACAAACAAAGGCCAGGAGAAGACAGGGAAACAACAACCAAAGAACCGCAATTATGATAATAATaaggtagctagctaaccaccTTAGTGCATGTTAATTGTGTGGTTGT is a window of Oncorhynchus kisutch isolate 150728-3 linkage group LG3, Okis_V2, whole genome shotgun sequence DNA encoding:
- the LOC109888464 gene encoding serine/threonine-protein kinase ULK3 isoform X9, which encodes MASSFAPPKLANFILTERLGSGTYATVYKAYRKGDNREVVAVKVVGKKTLNKWDSENIYLILEWCSGGDLSRFIHSRRLLPERVARLFLQQIACALQFLHNHNISHLDLKPQNILLNGSVLKLADFGFASYMSPWDEQSALRGSPLYMAPEMVCRRQYDSRVDLWSVGVILYETLFGRAPFASRSYAELEEKIRSDKPIELPAGARVSRNCRDLLLRLLDRDPDTRLTFTQFFSHPWVDLEHMPNAESLGKAKDLVLKAVQKDQEGDRSAALSLYCSSLEHFVPAIHYETDRLRKDALRQKVSQYVSRAEELKALVSADNSLCFEQFKSTRDILREMSRDQPRVLAALELASTAIAMEENGIEDHDTLALYQQSLGELLLVLAAEAQGRRRELLHGEIKSLMTRAEYLKEQMKMLETQKDVSMDREPLSESVRSSCCVQ
- the LOC109888464 gene encoding serine/threonine-protein kinase ULK3 isoform X4 translates to MASSFAPPKLANFILTERLGSGTYATVYKAYRKGDNREVVAVKVVGKKTLNKVSMENLLTEIEILKTVRHPHIVQLKDFQWDSENIYLILEWCSGGDLSRFIHSRRLLPERVARLFLQQIDFGFASYMSPWDEQSALRGSPLYMAPEMVCRRQYDSRVDLWSVGVILYETLFGRAPFASRSYAELEEKIRSDKPIELPAGARVSRNCRDLLLRLLDRDPDTRLTFTQFFSHPWVDLEHMPNAESLGKAKDLVLKAVQKDQEGDRSAALSLYCSSLEHFVPAIHYETDRLRKDALRQKVSQYVSRAEELKALVSADNSLCFEQFKSTRDILREMSRDQPRVLAALELASTAIAMEENGIEDHDTLALYQQSLGELLLVLAECLAAGELVPSSGRLIEERLLQFQGFPLSLSGLSQPNWLAEAQGRRRELLHGEIKSLMTRAEYLKEQMKMLETQKDVSMDREPLSESVRSSCCVQ
- the LOC109888464 gene encoding serine/threonine-protein kinase ULK3 isoform X3 codes for the protein MASSFAPPKLANFILTERLGSGTYATVYKAYRKGDNREVVAVKVVGKKTLNKWDSENIYLILEWCSGGDLSRFIHSRRLLPERVARLFLQQIACALQFLHNHNISHLDLKPQNILLNGSVLKLADFGFASYMSPWDEQSALRGSPLYMAPEMVCRRQYDSRVDLWSVGVILYETLFGRAPFASRSYAELEEKIRSDKPIELPAGARVSRNCRDLLLRLLDRDPDTRLTFTQFFSHPWVDLEHMPNAESLGKAKDLVLKAVQKDQEGDRSAALSLYCSSLEHFVPAIHYETDRLRKDALRQKVSQYVSRAEELKALVSADNSLCFEQFKSTRDILREMSRDQPRVLAALELASTAIAMEENGIEDHDTLALYQQSLGELLLVLAECLAAGELVPSSGRLIEERLLQFQGFPLSLSGLSQPNWLAEAQGRRRELLHGEIKSLMTRAEYLKEQMKMLETQKDVSMDREPLSESVRSSCCVQ
- the LOC109888464 gene encoding serine/threonine-protein kinase ULK3 isoform X8; protein product: MRQFTKPTERLLDLCVQGDNREVVAVKVVGKKTLNKVSMENLLTEIEILKTVRHPHIVQLKDFQWDSENIYLILEWCSGGDLSRFIHSRRLLPERVARLFLQQIACALQFLHNHNISHLDLKPQNILLNGSVLKLADFGFASYMSPWDEQSALRGSPLYMAPEMVCRRQYDSRVDLWSVGVILYETLFGRAPFASRSYAELEEKIRSDKPIELPAGARVSRNCRDLLLRLLDRDPDTRLTFTQFFSHPWVDLEHMPNAESLGKAKDLVLKAVQKDQEGDRSAALSLYCSSLEHFVPAIHYETDRLRKDALRQKVSQYVSRAEELKALVSADNSLCFEQFKSTRDILREMSRDQPRVLAALELASTAIAMEENGIEDHDTLALYQQSLGELLLVLAAEAQGRRRELLHGEIKSLMTRAEYLKEQMKMLETQKDVSMDREPLSESVRSSCCVQ
- the LOC109888464 gene encoding serine/threonine-protein kinase ULK3 isoform X1, translated to MASSFAPPKLANFILTERLGSGTYATVYKAYRKGDNREVVAVKVVGKKTLNKVSMENLLTEIEILKTVRHPHIVQLKDFQWDSENIYLILEWCSGGDLSRFIHSRRLLPERVARLFLQQIACALQFLHNHNISHLDLKPQNILLNGSVLKLADFGFASYMSPWDEQSALRGSPLYMAPEMVCRRQYDSRVDLWSVGVILYETLFGRAPFASRSYAELEEKIRSDKPIELPAGARVSRNCRDLLLRLLDRDPDTRLTFTQFFSHPWVDLEHMPNAESLGKAKDLVLKAVQKDQEGDRSAALSLYCSSLEHFVPAIHYETDRLRKDALRQKVSQYVSRAEELKALVSADNSLCFEQFKSTRDILREMSRDQPRVLAALELASTAIAMEENGIEDHDTLALYQQSLGELLLVLAECLAAGELVPSSGRLIEERLLQFQGFPLSLSGLSQPNWLAEAQGRRRELLHGEIKSLMTRAEYLKEQMKMLETQKDVSMDREPLSESVRSSCCVQ
- the LOC109888464 gene encoding serine/threonine-protein kinase ULK3 isoform X2 — its product is MRQFTKPTERLLDLCVQGDNREVVAVKVVGKKTLNKVSMENLLTEIEILKTVRHPHIVQLKDFQWDSENIYLILEWCSGGDLSRFIHSRRLLPERVARLFLQQIACALQFLHNHNISHLDLKPQNILLNGSVLKLADFGFASYMSPWDEQSALRGSPLYMAPEMVCRRQYDSRVDLWSVGVILYETLFGRAPFASRSYAELEEKIRSDKPIELPAGARVSRNCRDLLLRLLDRDPDTRLTFTQFFSHPWVDLEHMPNAESLGKAKDLVLKAVQKDQEGDRSAALSLYCSSLEHFVPAIHYETDRLRKDALRQKVSQYVSRAEELKALVSADNSLCFEQFKSTRDILREMSRDQPRVLAALELASTAIAMEENGIEDHDTLALYQQSLGELLLVLAECLAAGELVPSSGRLIEERLLQFQGFPLSLSGLSQPNWLAEAQGRRRELLHGEIKSLMTRAEYLKEQMKMLETQKDVSMDREPLSESVRSSCCVQ
- the LOC109888464 gene encoding serine/threonine-protein kinase ULK3 isoform X11, which produces MASSFAPPKLANFILTERLGSGTYATVYKAYRKGDNREVVAVKVVGKKTLNKVSMENLLTEIEILKTVRHPHIVQLKDFQWDSENIYLILEWCSGGDLSRFIHSRRLLPERVARLFLQQIACALQFLHNHNISHLDLKPQNILLNGSVLKLADFGFASYMSPWDEQSALRGSPLYMAPEMVCRRQYDSRVDLWSVGVILYETLFGRAPFASRSYAELEEKIRSDKPIEKDLVLKAVQKDQEGDRSAALSLYCSSLEHFVPAIHYETDRLRKDALRQKVSQYVSRAEELKALVSADNSLCFEQFKSTRDILREMSRDQPRVLAALELASTAIAMEENGIEDHDTLALYQQSLGELLLVLAAEAQGRRRELLHGEIKSLMTRAEYLKEQMKMLETQKDVSMDREPLSESVRSSCCVQ
- the LOC109888464 gene encoding serine/threonine-protein kinase ULK3 isoform X5, coding for MASSFAPPKLANFILTERLGSGTYATVYKAYRKGDNREVVAVKVVGKKTLNKVSMENLLTEIEILKTVRHPHIVQLKDFQWDSENIYLILEWCSGGDLSRFIHSRRLLPERVARLFLQQIACALQFLHNHNISHLDLKPQNILLNGSVLKLADFGFASYMSPWDEQSALRGSPLYMAPEMVCRRQYDSRVDLWSVGVILYETLFGRAPFASRSYAELEEKIRSDKPIELPAGARVSRNCRDLLLRLLDRDPDTRLTFTQFFSHPWVDLEHMPNAESLGKAKDLVLKAVQKDQEGDRSAALSLYCSSLEHFVPAIHYETDRLRKDALRQKVSQYVSRAEELKALVSADNSLCFEQFKSTRDILREMSRDQPRVLAALELASTAIAMEENGIEDHDTLALYQQSLGELLLVLAAEAQGRRRELLHGEIKSLMTRAEYLKEQMKMLETQKDVSMDREPLSESVRSSCCVQ
- the LOC109888464 gene encoding serine/threonine-protein kinase ULK3 isoform X6, with amino-acid sequence MRQFTKPTERLLDLCVQGDNREVVAVKVVGKKTLNKWDSENIYLILEWCSGGDLSRFIHSRRLLPERVARLFLQQIACALQFLHNHNISHLDLKPQNILLNGSVLKLADFGFASYMSPWDEQSALRGSPLYMAPEMVCRRQYDSRVDLWSVGVILYETLFGRAPFASRSYAELEEKIRSDKPIELPAGARVSRNCRDLLLRLLDRDPDTRLTFTQFFSHPWVDLEHMPNAESLGKAKDLVLKAVQKDQEGDRSAALSLYCSSLEHFVPAIHYETDRLRKDALRQKVSQYVSRAEELKALVSADNSLCFEQFKSTRDILREMSRDQPRVLAALELASTAIAMEENGIEDHDTLALYQQSLGELLLVLAECLAAGELVPSSGRLIEERLLQFQGFPLSLSGLSQPNWLAEAQGRRRELLHGEIKSLMTRAEYLKEQMKMLETQKDVSMDREPLSESVRSSCCVQ
- the LOC109888464 gene encoding serine/threonine-protein kinase ULK3 isoform X7, whose translation is MASSFAPPKLANFILTERLGSGTYATVYKAYRKGDNREVVAVKVVGKKTLNKVSMENLLTEIEILKTVRHPHIVQLKDFQWDSENIYLILEWCSGGDLSRFIHSRRLLPERVARLFLQQIACALQFLHNHNISHLDLKPQNILLNGSVLKLADFGFASYMSPWDEQSALRGSPLYMAPEMVCRRQYDSRVDLWSVGVILYETLFGRAPFASRSYAELEEKIRSDKPIEKDLVLKAVQKDQEGDRSAALSLYCSSLEHFVPAIHYETDRLRKDALRQKVSQYVSRAEELKALVSADNSLCFEQFKSTRDILREMSRDQPRVLAALELASTAIAMEENGIEDHDTLALYQQSLGELLLVLAECLAAGELVPSSGRLIEERLLQFQGFPLSLSGLSQPNWLAEAQGRRRELLHGEIKSLMTRAEYLKEQMKMLETQKDVSMDREPLSESVRSSCCVQ
- the LOC109888464 gene encoding serine/threonine-protein kinase ULK3 isoform X10, with the translated sequence MRQFTKPTERLLDLCVQGDNREVVAVKVVGKKTLNKWDSENIYLILEWCSGGDLSRFIHSRRLLPERVARLFLQQIACALQFLHNHNISHLDLKPQNILLNGSVLKLADFGFASYMSPWDEQSALRGSPLYMAPEMVCRRQYDSRVDLWSVGVILYETLFGRAPFASRSYAELEEKIRSDKPIELPAGARVSRNCRDLLLRLLDRDPDTRLTFTQFFSHPWVDLEHMPNAESLGKAKDLVLKAVQKDQEGDRSAALSLYCSSLEHFVPAIHYETDRLRKDALRQKVSQYVSRAEELKALVSADNSLCFEQFKSTRDILREMSRDQPRVLAALELASTAIAMEENGIEDHDTLALYQQSLGELLLVLAAEAQGRRRELLHGEIKSLMTRAEYLKEQMKMLETQKDVSMDREPLSESVRSSCCVQ